The proteins below are encoded in one region of Juglans microcarpa x Juglans regia isolate MS1-56 chromosome 4D, Jm3101_v1.0, whole genome shotgun sequence:
- the LOC121259389 gene encoding uncharacterized protein LOC121259389 — protein sequence MNETGSFEKNLHAMSDKYLDEGSMHVCGSRCLIDGLRKKQAVWCMVNVFLIMKKRRAGNYVKIVVNAYINFVGNHIACLFSCAYKSMVRKGCTCRVLPFATTKKFEVNDVEIFKS from the exons ATGAACGAAACTGGAA GTTTTGAGAAAAACCTGCATGCAATGAGCGACAAATACCTGGATGAGGGTAGCATGCATGTGTGCGGATCGAGGTGTTTAATTGATGGTTTGAG GAAGAAACAAGCGGTATGGTGCATGGTTAATGTCTTTCTGATTATGAAAAAGCGGCGGGCAggaaattatgtgaaaattgtTGTAAATGCGTACATAAACTTTGTGGGTAATCATATTGCATGTTTATTCTCATGTGCCTATAAAAGTATGGTTAGAAAAGGTTGTACGTGTCGAGTACTACCATTTGCAACAACCAAGAAATTCGAGGTAAATGATGTTGAGATTTTTAAAAGCTAG
- the LOC121259391 gene encoding transcription initiation factor TFIID subunit 5: MEEDQIEKFVAAYLKKKGFKQAEHAFQEELQQQQQQPSKNNSSSSISTNSLTDSDIAKHLLTVSGLENGPAQYQDGYSKLRSWTYSSLDLYKHELLRVLYPVFIHCFMDLVEKGHIQEARTFFNSFREDHEMMHSRDLQKLEGVLSPSHLEEMEFAHTLRQSKVKIKICQYSYELLLQFLHKTKLTTMLGIVNEHINFQVSPGQPSSISDDAEVVTLIGSSQDEATQINQKEIHWGLLEDSLEERLEKGGVLLSDSEKADGEIKEGELDDNKKRSVEGTKQGMPMKKLKKDKAVNATAKTGRPEANTVSMAPRVKPELTLPVISTEVEKSILEDLRNRVQLSSVSLPSISFYTFINTHNGLNCSSISHDGSLVAGGFSDSSLKIWDMAKLGQEAVGSVLQGENGTTSSEQFLGLNGGKRPYTLFQGHSGPVYSATFSPLGDYLLSSSADSTIRLWSTKLNANLVCYKGHNYPVWDVQFSPVGHYFASASHDRTARIWSMDRIQPLRIMAGHLSDVDCVQWHANCNYIVTGSSDKTVRLWDVQSGECVRIFIGHRSMVLSLAMSPDGRYMASGDEDGAIMMWDLSSGRCVTPLMGHTSCVWTLAFSCEGSLLASGSADCTVKLWDVTTSTKVPRTEENKGGSTNRLRSLKTLPTKSTPVYSLRFSRRNLLFAAGALSRSVEYSLH; the protein is encoded by the exons ATGGAGGAAGATCAGATAGAGAAATTCGTGGCAGCGTACCTGAAGAAAAAGGGTTTCAAGCAGGCTGAGCATGCATTCCAAGAAGAActacagcagcagcaacaacaaccGAGCAAGAACAATTCGTCATCTTCCATCTCCACCAATTCCCTCACTGACTCTGACATCGCCAAGCACCTCCTTACCGTCTCcgg attgGAGAATGGTCCAGCCCAATACCAGGATGGGTATAGCAAGTTAAGGTCATGGACTTATAGTTCATTAGATCTGTACAAG CATGAGTTGCTTCGCGTGCTTTATCCTGTATTTATCCATTGTTTCATGGATCTGGTGGAAAAGGGGCATATTCAAGAAG CAAGAACCTTTTTCAATAGCTTCCGTGAAGACCATGAAATGATGCACTCGCGAGACCTTCAGAAGTTGGAAGGAGTTCTTTCTCCCTCACATCTGGag GAGATGGAATTTGCTCATACTCTTAGGCAGAGCAAAGTCAAAATAAAGATCTGTCAG TACTCCTATGAGCTGCTGCTGCAGTTTTTACATAAGACAAAATTGACCACAATGCTTGGGATTGTGAATGAGCATATTAACTTTCAAG TTTCTCCGGGACAGCCCAGCTCAATTTCTGATGATGCTGAAGTAGTAACACTTATTGGAAGCAGCCAGGATGAGGCCACTCAGATAAATCAGAAGGAAATACATTGGGGG CTGCTTGAAGATTCTTTAGAAGAGCGCTTGGAAAAGGGGGGGGTTTTACTTTCAGATTCTGAGAAGGCAGACGGAGAAATCAAAGAGGGGGAATTGGATGACAATAAG AAAAGATCAGTTGAAGGAACAAAGCAAGGGATGccaatgaaaaagttaaagaaggACAAGGCTGTAAATGCAACAGCAAAAACTGGGCGTCCTGAGGCTAATACTGTATCTATGGCACCACGGGTCAAACCAGAGCTTACTTTGCCAGTAAT TTCAACAGAGGTAGAAAAGTCTATCCTTGAAGACTTGAGAAACCGTGTACAGTTGAGTAGTGTCTCATTGCCATCCATCAGCTTTTATACATTTATCAACACGCATAATGG GTTAAACTGTTCATCAATATCCCATGATGGATCTTTAGTTGCTGGTGGATTTTCAGATTCGTCATTGAAG ATTTGGGACATGGCAAAGCTTGGGCAAGAAGCTGTTGGTT CTGTTTTGCAGGGTGAAAACGGTACCACTTCAAGCGAACAATTTTTAGGGTTGAATGGTGGGAAACGGCCTTATACATTATTTCAGGGTCATTCAGGGCCAGTTTATTCTGCCACTTTCAGTCCTCTTGGTGATTATTTACTTTCTTCCTCCGCAGACTCAACAA TTCGGTTATGGAGCACAAAACTAAATGCAAATCTTGTCTGCTACAAGGGCCATAATTACCCTGTATGGGATGTTCAG TTTAGCCCTGTTGGCCATTATTTTGCAAGTGCTTCACATGATCGAACTGCAAGGATTTGGTCTATGGACAGAATACAGCCTTTAAGAATAATGGCAGGACACTTATCTGATGTTGAC TGTGTGCAATGGCATGCCAATTGCAACTATATTGTCACTGGTTCTAGTGATAAAACAGTCCGACTGTGGGATGTACAAAGTGGGGAGTGTGTCCGCATTTTCATTGGTCACAGGAGTATGGTTTTGTCGTTGGCAATGTCACCTGATGGTCGGTATATGGCTTCTGGTGATGAAGATGGCGCAATCATGATGTGGGACCTCTCAAGTGGTCGTTGTGTTACTCCTTTGATGGGTCATACCTCATGTGTGTGGACCCTGGCTTTCAG TTGTGAAGGTTCACTGCTGGCATCTGGGTCTGCTGATTGCACTGTGAAATTGTGGGACGTGACTACAAGTACAAAGGTGCCAAGGACTGAAGAAAA CAAAGGTGGAAGTACCAACAGGCTAAGATCCTTGAAAACTCTTCCGACTAAGTCTACCCCTGTCTACTCATTGCGG TTTTCTCGAAGGAATCTCCTATTTGCAGCTGGGGCCCTCTCAAGAAGCGTAGAGTACTCTCTCCACTAA
- the LOC121259392 gene encoding CBL-interacting serine/threonine-protein kinase 5-like yields the protein MEEKRNILFGKYEMGRLLGKGTFAKVYYGKEMVSGESVAIKVINKDQVVKKEGMMEQIKREISVMRLVRHPNVVELKEVMATKTKIFFIMEYVRGGELFAKVARGKLKEDSARNYFQQLISAVDFCHSRGVSHRDLKPENLLLDENENLKISDFGLSALPEQLRIDGLLHTQCGTPAYVAPEVLKRKGYDGSKADIWSCGVILYVLLAGFLPFQDENLMKMYSKIFKSQFEFPLWFSCESKRLISKLLVPDPDRRITIPIIMRVPWFRKGITRPVRPVAAVEIIKETTQSEAVGDNHDRAPPKTPSFFNAFQLIATMSSGFDLSSLFEEKRKVGSMFTSRCAVASIVAKIESVAKGLSFRVAKAKDFKVRFEAPIDGRKGRLAVTAEVFEVAPEVAIVQFSKSAGDTLEYAKFFEDSVRPALKDIVWTWQDDSICNALDG from the coding sequence ATGGAGGAGAAGAGAAATATATTGTTTGGGAAATATGAGATGGGAAGGCTGTTGGGCAAAGGGACTTTCGCCAAGGTTTACTACGGCAAAGAAATGGTGTCCGGCGAGAGCGTGGCGATCAAAGTCATAAACAAGGACCAGGTGGTGAAAAAAGAGGGCATGATGGAGCAGATAAAGCGCGAGATCTCGGTCATGCGCCTGGTCCGACACCCCAACGTGGTGGAGCTCAAGGAAGTCATGGCCACCAAGACCAAGATCTTTTTCATCATGGAGTACGTCCGCGGCGGCGAGCTCTTTGCCAAGGTTGCCAGGGGCAAGCTCAAGGAGGACTCGGCCCGAAACTACTTCCAGCAGCTGATCAGCGCAGTCGATTTCTGCCATAGCAGAGGCGTCTCCCACCGAGATCTCAAACCTGAAAACCTCTTACTCGATGAGAACGAGAACCTCAAGATTTCCGACTTCGGCCTGTCCGCTTTGCCCGAACAGCTGCGCATCGACGGGCTCCTCCACACGCAGTGTGGCACTCCGGCGTACGTGGCCCCGGAGGTCTTGAAGCGGAAAGGATACGACGGGTCCAAGGCCGATATTTGGTCCTGTGGAGTGATCCTATACGTACTGCTAGCTGGATTTCTTCCGTTTCAGGACGAGAATCTGATGAAAATGTATAGCAAAATCTTCAAATCTCAGTTCGAGTTCCCCCTTTGGTTTTCGTGCGAGTCGAAGCGATTGATCTCCAAGCTCCTCGTCCCCGACCCAGATAGACGCATCACAATCCCGATCATAATGCGCGTCCCTTGGTTCCGCAAAGGGATAACAAGGCCGGTTCGACCGGTAGCTGCCGTTGAGATTATCAAAGAAACGACGCAATCAGAAGCCGTGGGGGACAATCACGATCGTGCGCCCCCGAAGACTCCAAGTTTCTTCAACGCGTTCCAGCTCATAGCCACAATGTCGTCCGGGTTCGACTTGTCGAGCCTGTTCGAGGAGAAGCGGAAGGTGGGGTCGATGTTCACGTCGAGGTGCGCGGTCGCGTCGATTGTAGCGAAAATTGAGTCGGTGGCTAAGGGGCTGAGCTTCCGGGTGGCGAAAGCAAAGGACTTTAAGGTGAGATTTGAAGCCCCCATAGACGGGCGCAAGGGGAGGCTGGCCGTCACGGCCGAGGTGTTCGAGGTGGCCCCCGAGGTTGCCATCGTGCAGTTCTCCAAGTCCGCGGGTGACACTTTGGAGTACGCCAAGTTTTTCGAAGACAGTGTTAGGCCTGCTTTGAAAGACATAGTCTGGACATGGCAAGATGACAGTATCTGTAACGCCTTGGATGGATGA
- the LOC121259394 gene encoding WRKY transcription factor 18-like has product MESSSLQHTSLDLNLNPFRPMKEVPKKELAGVLARADDHQKESIKGEAGFLAEEFDRISSENKKLTEMLAHMRENYNALQSHLMDLESNNSNKEYLVIPRKRKADQRTDHYGNIGVQGNIECSSCSDEESCKRPKEISYSNAKVSRVCVRTDASNTNLAVKDGYQWRKYGQKVTRDNPSPRAYFRCSYAPNCPVKKKVQRSVEDPSVLVATYEGEHNHMHPSRAELSLGSSQCANLGSVSSVSSMRSSRPTVTLDLIQTGLSEISNKKSIVGVEGTTFQQVLLQQMASSLTRDPKFTAALATAISGRILDFTLN; this is encoded by the exons ATGGAATCATCCAGCTTGCAGCATACTTCTCTCGACCTCAACCTTAATCCCTTCCGGCCCATGAAAGAAGTTCCG AAGAAAGAACTTGCAGGAGTTTTGGCTCGGGCTGATGATCATCAGAAAGAATCGATTAAAGGAGAG GCTGGCTTTTTGGCCGAGGAGTTCGATCGGATAAGCTCCGAGAACAAGAAGCTGACCGAAATGCTAGCTCACATGCGCGAGAATTACAATGCTTTGCAGAGCCATTTGATGGATCTCGAGAGCAATAACTCCAATAAAGAATATCTCGTTATACCGAGGAAGAGAAAGGCTGATCAGAGAACTGACCACTATGGGAATATTGGAGTTCAGGGAAATATTGAGTGCAGTTCATGTAGTGATGAAGAGTCATGTAAAAGGCCAAAGGAGATCAGTTACTCTAATGCGAAGGTTTCAAGGGTTTGTGTACGGACTGATGCATCCAATACGAACCTA GCTGTAAAGGATGGATATCAGTGGAGAAAATATGGTCAAAAGGTCACTAGAGATAACCCATCTCCAAGAGCTTATTTTAGGTGCTCCTATGCACCGAACTGTCCAGTCAAGAAGAAG GTGCAAAGAAGTGTTGAAGATCCATCCGTTTTGGTAGCTACTTATGAAGGAGAACACAACCACATGCACCCGTCTCGAGCGGAATTATCATTAGGCTCGAGTCAATGTGCAAACCTTGGTTCTGTTAGCTCAGTATCATCCATGAGATCTTCACGTCCTACAGTAACCCTTGATTTGATCCAAACTGGGTTGTCTGAAATTAGTAACAAAAAATCCATCGTAGGAGTTGAAGGAACAACTTTTCAACAGGTTTTGCTCCAACAAATGGCTTCTTCCTTGACAAGGGATCCCAAATTCACAGCAGCACTTGCCACCGCCATTTCGGGAAGGATATTGGACTTTACTCTAAATTGA